In Fusobacterium nucleatum, the genomic stretch ATCTATCTTCATCAATTTCTATTGTTGTTAAAGTTCCATTTCTATCTTGAATTTCCTCTGACATAATAATCCCAGAATAGCCTGTTGCAGTTCCAACTTCTAAAATATTTTTAATATTTTTATTAGTGCTTATAATAAACTTTAAATATTCTCTAATTTCTTTACTTATTATAGGAATATTATTTATTTCTGCATCTTTTTCAATTTCTTTTATCAACTCTAAGTTTGGACTTTTATATTTATCAATTTTTGATGAAATGTATTCATTTGCCTCTTTTAACTCTTCTAACATTTTTCTCCCTTTTTCAATTTTATAATATAAAAATTATCTATAATTTCTTCCTTGTAATTTATGCAAAAACCACCAAAGCTATCATAATCTCCTAAAACATTTTCAGGAACATATAATTTTTCTACCTTAAATTCTTTTCTTTCTTCTAAGAATTTTTTAATATTATTGGTATTTTCTTCGTCAATTATAGTGCAAGTACTATAAATCAGTTCCCCTCCATCTTTTAATATATCTGCTGCTGAATTTAAAATCTCTAATTGCAATTTTGCTAATTCTTCAATATTTTCTCTATTTTTAGAATATAAAATTTCAGGTTTTTTTCTTATAACACCATAGCCACTACAAGGCACATCAACTAAGATTTTATCAAACTTTCTACCTTGCTTATTGACATTTCTAGCATCCATTACAACAGCTTTTACAATATCTATTCCTAATTTTTTCATATTAGTATCGATAAGTTTTATCTTATGTTGATGAATATCTATTGCAATAACTTCCCCACTATTTTTCATTTCTTCAGCAAGAACAGCTGTTTTTCCACCAGGTGCTGCACAGATATCTAAAACTAATTCATTTGGCATTGTACCTAAATTTTTAGCTGCCAGATATGATGAAGCATCTTGGGCAATTATCTTACCTATTTTAAATTCTTCAGAATTTATTATTAAGCCTGAATTTACATAATATACTGTGTCAACTTTCTTAATAACTTGAATATCTTTTTCTTTTAAAAATCCTTCAAATTCTTCTTCTGAATACTTTAATTTATTCACTCTCACTGATAAATAAGGAATTTTCTTTAAACTTGTTATAGCCTGTTTTAAATTATTTTCTCCATATTGTTTTTCCAATATATCACAAAACCACTTAGAAATAGAATATAAAATTTCATAATTTTTCTCATCATACAATTTTTTCAATTCAGTATCTTCATTTCTTAAATAACTTCTTAGAGTTCCATTTATAAATTTTGAAATAGGCACTCCATATTTTTTCTTAGCAAGTTCAGTTGCTTCCCAAACTATTCCTTTATTGTCACTATCCATAAATGTAATTTGGTAAATAGAGATTCTTAAAAGGTTTCTTATCCACTCTTTTTTTATCTCTTTGGTGTTTTTTTCTATTATATAATCTAAAAATTTTTTATTTCTTATAACTCCATAAAAAATTTCTGTTATAAATGCTTTTTCTTTTGAATTTATATTCAAAGTTTTAAAAGTTTCATTTAAAGCTATATTTGAATAAGCACCTTTATCTACCTGTGATATTAAATTTATTGCCACTTGTTTTATATTCATATTTTCACCTTAGTTTTTTATTTTTATTATACTTTAAAATATATATTAGCACAAATAAAAATGAATTATTGAAAATTCCAATAATAAAAGGCTACTGCGACAGCTCACGAAACACTAATGGCTGTCAAGTAGCCAATAAATAAATTAAATATATTCAATAACTTTATTTTTTTCTAAACTTTTCTTTATATCAATAACTCTCTGATTGGAACTACCTC encodes the following:
- the rsmB gene encoding 16S rRNA (cytosine(967)-C(5))-methyltransferase RsmB, yielding MNIKQVAINLISQVDKGAYSNIALNETFKTLNINSKEKAFITEIFYGVIRNKKFLDYIIEKNTKEIKKEWIRNLLRISIYQITFMDSDNKGIVWEATELAKKKYGVPISKFINGTLRSYLRNEDTELKKLYDEKNYEILYSISKWFCDILEKQYGENNLKQAITSLKKIPYLSVRVNKLKYSEEEFEGFLKEKDIQVIKKVDTVYYVNSGLIINSEEFKIGKIIAQDASSYLAAKNLGTMPNELVLDICAAPGGKTAVLAEEMKNSGEVIAIDIHQHKIKLIDTNMKKLGIDIVKAVVMDARNVNKQGRKFDKILVDVPCSGYGVIRKKPEILYSKNRENIEELAKLQLEILNSAADILKDGGELIYSTCTIIDEENTNNIKKFLEERKEFKVEKLYVPENVLGDYDSFGGFCINYKEEIIDNFYIIKLKKGEKC